A single genomic interval of Oryza sativa Japonica Group chromosome 7, ASM3414082v1 harbors:
- the LOC136357418 gene encoding uncharacterized protein — protein MREQFGLKPKETRSLYRQPYPEWFERVPLPNRFKVPDFSKFSGQEDVSTYEHISRFLAQCGEASAVDTLRVRLFRLSLSGSAFTWFSSLPYGSINSWANLAKQFHSYFYSGVHEMKLSDLIAIKQRHDEPVHEYIQRFREMRNKCFSLSLTDAQLADLAFQGMIPPIREKFSSEDFDSLSHLIQKVTLHEHRSAEVRKSSKKVNHVCPSMYGSDDEEDDSEIATAEWVRSKKVIPCQWVKSPGKEEKYDFDITKADKIFDLLLREKQIQLPASHTIPHYKSLGLL, from the coding sequence ATGAGGGAGCaatttgggcttaaaccaaaagaaaCTAGAAGTTTGTATCGGCAGCCttatcctgagtggtttgaaagaGTTCCTCTTCCCAATCGGTTTAAAGTTCCAGATTTCTCCAAGTTTTCGGGACAAGAGGACGTGTCGACTTATGAGCACATCAGCCGATTCCttgctcagtgtggtgaagcgTCGGCTGTAGACACCTTGAGAGTTAGGTTGTTCCGGTTATCTCTGTCCGGATCAGCTTTTACTTGGTTCTCCTCTTTGCCATATGGGTCGATCAATAGTTGGGCCAATTTGGCGAAGCAATTCCAtagctatttctacagtggggtcCATGAGATGAAGTTGTCCGACTTGATAGCGATCAAGCAGCGGCATGATGAACCCGTgcacgagtatattcagaggTTCAGAGAGATGAGAAACAAGTGCTTTAGCTTGAGTTTGACCGACGCTCAGCTAGCCGATTTGGCCTTCCAGGGTATGATTCCTCCAATCAGGGAGAAGTTCTCATCCGAAGACTTTGATAGCTTATCGCATCTGATACAGAAGGTGACCTTGCACGAACATAGGTCGGCGGAAGTCAGGAAAAGCTCTAAGAAAGTTAATCACGTTTGTCCATCTATGTATGGGTCGGATGACGAAGAAGATGATTCTGAGATAGCTACCGCCGAATGGGTGAGGAGCAAaaaggttataccatgccaatgggtaaaaagtcctggaaaagaggagaagtatgactttgatatcaccaaagctgacaagatttttgatttGCTACTCCGAGAAAAGCAGATTCAGCTTCCTGCTAGTCATACGATCCCACACTACAAGAGCTTAGGCCTTCTATGA